In Wolinella succinogenes DSM 1740, a single genomic region encodes these proteins:
- a CDS encoding SDR family oxidoreductase, whose amino-acid sequence MMKPVALITGASSGFGEASARLLAPHYRLILAARRLERLTHLQEELQALTEVYPLELDVRHQADVSKAIDSLPDSFSAIDLLINNAGLALGLEGAWECDLEDWERMVDTNIKGVLYCTRAILPQMVERNCGYIINIGSIAGNWPYAGGNVYGATKAFIEQFSRNLRCDLAGKRIRVTTLKPGMAESEFSLVRFKGDEERAKKVYEGIEPLTPEDIAATILYLVSLPERINVNEIEVMPLCQSFGRTTITPVKE is encoded by the coding sequence ATGATGAAACCCGTTGCCCTTATCACTGGTGCCTCCTCTGGCTTTGGAGAGGCAAGCGCAAGGCTTTTGGCTCCTCACTATCGCTTGATTCTAGCGGCTCGCCGTCTTGAGAGACTCACTCATCTCCAAGAAGAGCTTCAAGCCCTCACCGAGGTCTATCCTCTGGAGCTGGATGTGCGCCATCAGGCGGATGTCTCTAAAGCGATCGATTCTCTTCCTGATTCCTTCTCTGCGATTGATCTTCTCATCAACAACGCAGGGCTAGCACTAGGGCTAGAGGGGGCATGGGAGTGCGATTTGGAGGATTGGGAGAGGATGGTGGACACCAATATTAAAGGGGTGCTCTATTGCACGCGCGCGATTCTTCCTCAGATGGTGGAGCGCAACTGCGGCTACATCATCAATATTGGCTCCATCGCGGGCAACTGGCCTTATGCAGGTGGAAACGTCTATGGAGCGACCAAAGCTTTCATCGAGCAGTTTTCACGCAATCTTCGATGCGACTTAGCAGGCAAGAGAATCAGGGTCACCACTCTTAAGCCCGGAATGGCGGAGAGCGAATTCTCTCTTGTGCGTTTCAAGGGCGATGAAGAGCGCGCCAAAAAGGTCTATGAAGGAATCGAGCCTCTCACTCCTGAAGATATTGCCGCGACCATTCTCTATCTAGTCTCGCTCCCTGAGCGGATTAATGTGAATGAAATTGAGGTGATGCCGCTTTGCCAAAGCTTTGGCCGCACGACCATCACCCCCGTGAAAGAGTGA
- the luxS gene encoding S-ribosylhomocysteine lyase, with protein sequence MPLLDSFKVDHTKMPAPAVRLAKTMTTPKGDEIAVFDLRFCRPNQEILSEKGIHTLEHLFAGFMREHLNGEGIEIIDISPMGCRTGFYMSLIGVPKNARVLEAWRRSMEDILTLKSEEEIPELNIYQCGTACMHSLKEAQEIARTVLDRGISIMDNEALKLQL encoded by the coding sequence ATGCCATTACTAGATAGCTTTAAAGTGGATCACACCAAAATGCCCGCCCCTGCGGTTCGGCTAGCCAAAACTATGACCACCCCCAAAGGGGATGAGATCGCGGTTTTTGACCTTCGATTTTGTCGTCCCAATCAGGAGATTTTGAGCGAAAAAGGAATCCATACGCTTGAGCATCTTTTCGCTGGATTCATGAGAGAGCACCTCAATGGAGAAGGAATTGAGATTATCGATATTTCACCCATGGGTTGCCGAACGGGCTTCTACATGAGTCTTATTGGGGTGCCCAAGAACGCTAGAGTCCTGGAGGCATGGAGGAGATCAATGGAAGATATTCTGACGCTAAAGAGCGAGGAGGAGATTCCTGAGCTCAACATCTACCAGTGCGGCACCGCCTGCATGCACTCGCTCAAAGAGGCGCAAGAGATCGCGCGAACTGTTCTTGATCGAGGAATCTCCATCATGGATAATGAGGCGCTCAAGCTCCAGCTCTAA